The proteins below are encoded in one region of Bosea sp. BIWAKO-01:
- a CDS encoding long-chain fatty acid--CoA ligase, producing MRNARERGSRTAYRHKDLGIWQSWNWAEMAEQVRAYARGLQELGLKRGEKVAIIGYNRPRLYWSMCAAQWLGAIPVPVYADSVADEMAYVLDHAEAVFACVQDQEQVDKVLSIADRLPRLRNMLYDEQRGLRDYDHAKLHDIGRVIEAGAKALQANSAAPAALDREMEAGIGSDLAVILYTSGTTGRPKGVMLSHYNVITAAEIGCQFDGLNEEDEVIAYLPIAWVGDHVFSYAQAIVAGFCVNCPEGPETVIDDRREVGTTYAFAPPRVFENMLTITMVRMEDAGPLMRKMFHFFLGVAKKHGEKILNGEPVPLGARLLYKLGDALIYAPLRNRFGLTSIKVGYTAGEAIGPEIFRFYRSIGVNLKQLYGQTEAGVYITMQPNGEIRADTVGRPAPLVEIKLDENGEVLYRSPSIFGGYYKDPEKTAETMTADGYVRSGDAGFFDETGHLKIIDRAKDVGKLNSGELFPPKYIENKLKFYPNIKEAVAFGQGRDYATVALNIDLTAVGNWAERNNVVYASYQELAGHDLVYGMIAKHIDEVNKSLASEPAMGGAQVKRFLILHKELDADDGELTRTQKVRRGFIAERYAPLVNALYDGSSEADISTEVTFEDGRKGVISARVKVRDAKTYPATAPERPGAARAA from the coding sequence ATGCGCAATGCGCGTGAGCGCGGCAGCCGCACGGCATACCGGCACAAGGATCTCGGCATCTGGCAATCCTGGAACTGGGCCGAGATGGCCGAGCAGGTTCGTGCCTATGCCAGGGGATTGCAGGAGCTCGGTCTCAAGCGTGGCGAGAAGGTCGCGATCATCGGCTACAACCGGCCACGCCTCTACTGGTCGATGTGCGCGGCGCAATGGCTCGGCGCCATTCCGGTGCCGGTCTATGCGGATTCCGTCGCCGACGAGATGGCCTATGTGCTCGACCATGCCGAGGCGGTCTTTGCCTGCGTCCAGGACCAGGAACAGGTCGACAAGGTGCTCTCGATCGCCGATCGCCTGCCGCGCCTGAGGAACATGCTCTACGACGAGCAGCGCGGCCTGCGCGATTACGACCATGCCAAGCTGCACGACATCGGTCGCGTGATCGAAGCCGGCGCCAAGGCGCTGCAGGCGAATTCAGCCGCTCCGGCTGCGCTCGACCGCGAGATGGAGGCCGGCATCGGCTCGGACCTCGCCGTCATCCTCTACACCTCGGGCACCACCGGCCGCCCCAAGGGCGTGATGCTCAGCCATTACAACGTCATCACGGCCGCCGAGATCGGCTGCCAGTTCGACGGGCTGAACGAGGAAGACGAGGTCATCGCCTATCTGCCGATCGCCTGGGTCGGCGACCATGTCTTCTCCTATGCGCAGGCGATCGTCGCCGGCTTCTGCGTCAACTGCCCGGAAGGGCCTGAGACGGTGATCGATGATCGCCGCGAGGTCGGCACGACCTACGCTTTCGCGCCGCCCCGGGTCTTCGAGAACATGCTGACCATCACCATGGTGCGCATGGAGGATGCCGGGCCCCTGATGCGCAAGATGTTCCATTTCTTCCTCGGCGTGGCGAAGAAGCATGGCGAGAAGATCCTGAACGGCGAACCGGTCCCGCTCGGAGCGCGGCTGCTCTACAAGCTCGGCGACGCGTTGATCTACGCTCCGCTGCGCAATCGTTTCGGCCTGACCAGCATCAAGGTCGGCTACACCGCCGGCGAGGCGATCGGCCCCGAGATCTTCCGGTTCTACCGGTCGATCGGCGTCAACCTGAAGCAGCTCTACGGCCAGACCGAGGCCGGGGTCTACATCACCATGCAGCCCAATGGCGAAATCCGGGCCGACACCGTCGGCCGCCCGGCGCCGCTGGTCGAAATCAAGCTCGATGAGAATGGCGAGGTCCTCTACCGGTCACCCTCGATCTTCGGCGGCTATTACAAGGATCCGGAGAAGACGGCCGAGACGATGACGGCGGATGGTTATGTCCGTTCCGGCGATGCCGGTTTCTTCGACGAGACCGGCCATCTCAAGATCATCGATCGGGCCAAGGATGTCGGGAAACTCAATTCCGGCGAGCTGTTCCCGCCGAAATACATCGAGAACAAGCTCAAGTTCTATCCGAACATCAAGGAGGCGGTCGCTTTCGGCCAGGGCCGCGACTACGCAACCGTTGCGCTCAATATCGACCTGACTGCCGTTGGCAACTGGGCCGAGCGCAACAATGTCGTCTATGCCTCCTATCAGGAACTGGCCGGCCACGATCTCGTCTACGGCATGATCGCCAAACATATCGACGAGGTGAACAAGTCGCTGGCGTCCGAGCCGGCGATGGGCGGGGCCCAGGTGAAGCGCTTCCTGATCCTGCACAAGGAACTCGACGCCGACGACGGCGAGCTGACGCGGACCCAGAAGGTCCGGCGCGGCTTCATCGCCGAACGCTACGCGCCCCTGGTGAACGCGCTCTATGACGGCTCGAGTGAGGCTGACATCTCCACCGAAGTCACCTTTGAGGATGGCCGCAAGGGCGTGATCTCCGCACGGGTCAAGGTGCGTGACGCCAAGACCTACCCGGCAACGGCGCCCGAGCGACCCGGCGCGGCGAGGGCAGCATGA
- a CDS encoding ABC transporter ATP-binding protein — translation MSTATLEKPAPAAATDTILSLNNIEVIYDHVILVLKGVSLQVPRKGIVAILGANGAGKTTTLKAISNLLKAERGEVTKGSIVFDGERVDRMSPNELVRRGCIQVMEGRHCFGHLSIEENLLTGAFTRRDGNAAIKRDLEKIYELFPRLKQRRNSQAGYTSGGEQQMCAVGRAMMSKPKMILLDEPSMGLAPQIVEEIFEIVRRLNAEDGVSFLVAEQNTNMALRYATYGYIMETGRVVMDGEAQMLRENEDVKEFYLGVAEGDKKSFRDVKSYKRRKRWLS, via the coding sequence ATGTCGACCGCCACCCTCGAGAAGCCTGCCCCCGCTGCTGCGACGGATACCATCCTGTCGCTGAACAATATCGAGGTGATCTATGATCACGTCATCCTGGTGCTCAAAGGCGTCTCCCTACAGGTGCCGCGCAAGGGCATTGTCGCAATCCTCGGCGCCAATGGCGCTGGCAAGACGACCACGCTGAAGGCGATCTCGAACCTGCTCAAGGCCGAGCGCGGCGAGGTCACCAAGGGCTCGATCGTGTTCGATGGCGAGCGGGTCGACCGGATGTCGCCGAATGAACTCGTCCGGCGCGGCTGCATCCAGGTCATGGAGGGGCGCCACTGCTTCGGCCATCTCTCGATCGAGGAGAACCTGTTGACCGGCGCCTTCACCCGGCGCGACGGCAACGCCGCGATCAAGCGCGACCTCGAAAAGATCTATGAGCTGTTCCCGCGCCTGAAGCAGCGGCGCAACTCGCAGGCCGGCTATACCTCGGGTGGCGAGCAGCAGATGTGCGCGGTCGGCCGTGCCATGATGTCGAAGCCCAAGATGATCCTGCTCGATGAACCATCGATGGGGCTCGCGCCACAGATCGTCGAGGAGATCTTCGAGATTGTCCGTCGCCTCAACGCGGAGGACGGTGTTTCCTTCCTCGTTGCCGAGCAGAACACCAACATGGCGCTACGCTACGCAACCTATGGCTACATCATGGAGACAGGCCGCGTCGTCATGGATGGCGAGGCGCAGATGCTGCGCGAAAACGAGGACGTGAAGGAGTTTTATCTGGGCGTGGCCGAGGGCGACAAGAAATCGTTCCGCGACGTCAAGAGCTACAAGCGCCGCAAGCGCTGGCTCTCGTGA
- a CDS encoding ABC transporter substrate-binding protein, giving the protein MKKTGLMKGAALGALLAAGTAIAPVAAQDSVYFANNAYRTGPFSGSGIPIGDGMRDYIAMINERDGGVNGVKVIYEECETGYDTKKSIECYEQAKSKNTIVYSPWSTGATLAAIPRAHIDKIPILSMAYGLSASAEGSTFPWVFIPPFTYWDGASVMVKHMANELGGMDKLKGKKLGLIHLDAPFGKEPIPVLENLAKKYGFELKLYPVAAADMQNQGSLWLSIRRDRPDYLYNQGWGAMNPTAVKEAIKNGFPINKLVGVWWAGGDDDARAGGAEAKGYKSLNFNAAGTNFPVIQDIIKHVVEKGKSLAPKDKVGENLYNRGVYNSMLVVEAIRNAQKLTGKKVVNAEDMRRGLESLNITEARLKEIGMEGFGTPSTISCSDHSGHSKMYVAEWDGTKWTKGSDWIEPLKDEVRPLIEAAAKDYAEKNAGWPKRTESCEKSS; this is encoded by the coding sequence ATGAAGAAGACTGGTTTGATGAAGGGCGCGGCGCTCGGCGCGCTGCTCGCAGCGGGAACGGCGATCGCTCCGGTGGCGGCGCAGGACAGCGTCTATTTCGCCAACAATGCCTATCGCACCGGACCGTTCTCGGGCTCCGGTATCCCGATCGGCGACGGCATGCGCGACTATATCGCGATGATCAACGAGCGCGACGGCGGCGTGAACGGCGTCAAGGTCATCTATGAGGAGTGCGAGACCGGCTACGACACCAAGAAGTCGATCGAGTGCTACGAGCAGGCGAAGTCGAAGAACACCATCGTCTACAGCCCGTGGTCGACCGGCGCGACGCTGGCGGCGATCCCGCGCGCCCATATCGACAAGATCCCGATCCTGTCGATGGCCTATGGCCTGTCTGCTTCGGCCGAAGGCTCGACCTTCCCCTGGGTCTTCATCCCGCCTTTCACCTATTGGGATGGCGCTTCGGTCATGGTCAAGCACATGGCCAACGAACTCGGCGGCATGGACAAGCTCAAGGGCAAGAAGCTCGGCCTGATCCATCTCGATGCGCCCTTCGGCAAGGAGCCGATCCCGGTCCTCGAGAATCTCGCCAAGAAATACGGCTTCGAGCTCAAGCTGTACCCCGTCGCCGCAGCCGACATGCAGAACCAGGGCTCGCTCTGGCTCTCGATCCGACGTGACCGCCCGGACTATCTCTACAATCAGGGCTGGGGCGCGATGAACCCGACGGCGGTGAAGGAGGCCATCAAGAACGGCTTCCCGATCAACAAGCTGGTCGGTGTCTGGTGGGCTGGCGGCGACGACGATGCGCGGGCCGGCGGGGCCGAGGCAAAGGGCTACAAGTCGCTCAACTTCAATGCGGCGGGCACCAATTTCCCGGTCATCCAGGACATCATCAAGCATGTCGTGGAGAAGGGTAAGAGCCTGGCGCCGAAGGATAAGGTCGGCGAGAACCTCTATAACCGCGGCGTCTACAACTCGATGCTCGTGGTCGAGGCGATCCGCAACGCGCAGAAGCTCACCGGCAAGAAGGTCGTCAATGCCGAGGACATGCGCCGCGGTCTCGAAAGCCTGAACATCACCGAGGCCCGCCTGAAGGAAATCGGCATGGAGGGCTTCGGCACCCCATCGACGATCTCCTGCAGCGACCATTCCGGCCACAGCAAGATGTATGTCGCCGAATGGGACGGCACCAAGTGGACCAAGGGTTCGGACTGGATCGAGCCGCTGAAGGACGAGGTGCGTCCGCTGATCGAGGCCGCCGCCAAGGACTATGCCGAGAAGAACGCCGGCTGGCCGAAGCGGACCGAGTCCTGCGAGAAGTCGTCCTGA
- a CDS encoding branched-chain amino acid ABC transporter permease, translating into MVSAPDLLVQTVWEGLVSGVLYALIALGFVLIFKASGVFNFAQGIMVVFAALTLVGLHEKGVPAFLAVILTLGVMFLLAFTIERVVLRPLVNQPDIILFMATFGITYFLIGFGEAVFGGNPKQMITSELYLPKGAIDAKILGGFVSFQKIDIAAAIIASIMIAALAVFFQYTRIGRALRAVADSHKAALSVGISLNQIWVIVWFTAGIVALITGIMWGARSDVSFALEIVALKALPVLILGGFTSIPGAIVGGLIIGIGEKLGEFYWGPLIGGGIESWLAYFIALGFLLFRPQGLFGDKIIERI; encoded by the coding sequence ATGGTTTCGGCTCCGGACCTGCTGGTTCAGACGGTCTGGGAAGGGCTCGTTTCGGGCGTGCTCTATGCGCTGATCGCGCTCGGTTTCGTGCTGATCTTCAAGGCATCGGGCGTCTTCAACTTCGCCCAGGGCATCATGGTCGTCTTTGCCGCGCTGACGCTGGTCGGCCTGCATGAGAAGGGCGTACCGGCTTTCCTGGCCGTCATCCTGACGCTCGGCGTGATGTTCCTGCTCGCCTTCACCATTGAGCGGGTGGTGCTGCGTCCGTTGGTCAACCAGCCCGACATCATCCTGTTCATGGCGACTTTCGGCATCACCTATTTCCTGATCGGCTTCGGCGAGGCCGTCTTCGGCGGCAATCCGAAGCAGATGATCACGAGCGAACTCTATCTGCCGAAAGGGGCGATCGACGCGAAGATCCTCGGCGGCTTCGTCTCCTTCCAGAAGATCGATATTGCGGCCGCGATCATCGCCTCGATCATGATCGCGGCGCTGGCCGTGTTCTTTCAGTATACCCGCATCGGCCGGGCGCTGCGCGCGGTCGCCGACAGCCACAAGGCGGCGCTCTCGGTCGGCATCTCGCTGAACCAGATCTGGGTCATCGTCTGGTTCACCGCCGGCATTGTCGCACTGATCACCGGCATCATGTGGGGTGCGCGCTCGGACGTGTCCTTCGCGCTGGAGATCGTGGCGCTGAAAGCGCTGCCGGTGCTGATCCTCGGCGGCTTCACCTCGATCCCGGGCGCCATTGTCGGCGGCTTGATCATCGGCATCGGCGAGAAGCTCGGCGAGTTCTACTGGGGGCCGCTGATCGGCGGCGGCATCGAGAGCTGGCTCGCCTATTTCATCGCGCTCGGCTTCCTGCTGTTCCGGCCGCAGGGCCTGTTCGGCGACAAGATCATCGAACGAATCTGA
- a CDS encoding zinc metallopeptidase: MLYLVIAVLLIALIFGPQAWVRSEMRKHAAARPDLPGTGGELARHLLDRFSLGAVTVETSAAGDHYDPDARAVRLSPDNHDGRSITAVAVAAHEVGHAIQHAQGSSLFAWRTALARFLGIFDKVAMAILLTAPLVMAVTHVPAIGLMQAGIAIAMLGVGLVVHLVTLPLEFDASFGKALPILSTDGYLDGRDLPAARGVLRAAAFTYVAGALVGLLNFLRILRIIR; the protein is encoded by the coding sequence ATGCTCTATCTTGTGATCGCAGTGCTGCTGATCGCGCTGATCTTCGGGCCGCAGGCCTGGGTGCGCAGCGAGATGCGCAAGCATGCGGCTGCCCGGCCGGATCTGCCGGGAACCGGAGGCGAGCTCGCCCGGCACCTGCTCGATCGCTTCTCGCTTGGGGCCGTCACGGTCGAGACCTCGGCGGCGGGCGATCACTATGACCCCGATGCGCGAGCGGTCAGGCTCTCGCCTGACAATCACGATGGGCGCTCGATCACGGCCGTCGCCGTGGCGGCGCATGAGGTCGGGCATGCCATCCAGCACGCGCAAGGCAGCTCGCTCTTTGCCTGGCGTACGGCGCTCGCGCGCTTCCTCGGCATCTTCGACAAAGTCGCGATGGCGATCCTGCTGACGGCGCCTCTGGTGATGGCCGTCACCCATGTTCCTGCGATCGGGTTGATGCAGGCCGGCATCGCCATCGCAATGCTCGGTGTCGGCCTCGTCGTGCATCTCGTGACGCTGCCGCTGGAGTTCGACGCCAGCTTCGGCAAGGCGCTGCCGATCCTGTCCACAGACGGCTATCTCGACGGGCGTGACCTCCCGGCAGCGCGCGGCGTGCTGAGGGCGGCCGCCTTTACCTATGTTGCCGGCGCCCTCGTCGGACTCCTCAATTTCCTGCGCATCCTGCGCATCATCCGCTGA
- the ung gene encoding uracil-DNA glycosylase, whose product MSGYAAALTRFLASRASKDWRELAVFRPGGAAERAAAAADAERAAGHVVAPAPERLLAALAETPFETVRACVLGQDPYPTPGHANGLAFSYVGPPPLPRSLVNIYKERTEDLGRAAPVSGDLSSWASQGVLLLNTALTVREGASKAGSHLSLGWGAVTDAIITAVSTSRPHVVFLLWGAPAQAKRGLIDEHRHHVIASAHPSPLSARRGFFGSKPFSRANEWLVAKGEAPIAW is encoded by the coding sequence GTGAGCGGTTATGCGGCGGCGCTGACGCGCTTTCTGGCAAGTCGGGCAAGCAAGGACTGGCGCGAACTCGCTGTCTTCCGTCCCGGAGGCGCAGCAGAGCGGGCGGCCGCGGCTGCCGATGCCGAGCGCGCAGCCGGGCATGTCGTGGCGCCCGCGCCTGAACGGCTGCTCGCAGCACTGGCGGAAACGCCATTCGAGACAGTGCGGGCATGCGTGCTCGGGCAGGACCCCTATCCGACCCCCGGCCATGCCAATGGCCTTGCCTTCTCCTATGTCGGCCCGCCGCCTCTGCCGCGTTCGCTGGTCAATATCTACAAGGAGCGGACGGAGGATCTCGGACGGGCCGCACCGGTGAGCGGCGACCTGTCATCTTGGGCCTCGCAGGGTGTGCTGTTGCTCAACACGGCCCTGACGGTGCGCGAAGGTGCGAGCAAGGCGGGCTCGCATCTCTCGCTCGGCTGGGGCGCCGTGACGGACGCGATCATCACCGCTGTCTCGACCTCGCGCCCGCATGTCGTTTTCCTGCTCTGGGGTGCTCCGGCCCAGGCCAAGCGCGGCCTGATCGATGAGCACCGGCATCACGTGATCGCCAGCGCGCATCCATCGCCACTTTCGGCACGGCGAGGCTTCTTCGGGTCGAAGCCGTTCAGCCGGGCGAATGAATGGCTGGTGGCCAAGGGCGAGGCGCCGATCGCCTGGTGA
- a CDS encoding phenylacetate--CoA ligase family protein: MSDHLDDLETRTSDAREADLFARLRPVLEAALSAPAYAERLKGLNPAAITDRNALSRLPVLRKADLPALHRGNPPFGGFVPASPGSFGRLFTSPGPIFEPEGTGVDPWGAARGLFAAGFRRGDIVINTLSYHLTPGGFIMDSAARALGCAVIPAGPGNTEQQMEVISAYRPQAYAGTPDFLKILIEAAEARGVDISCIKRAVVSGAAFPPSLQAWVKERGIDAYQLYATADIGVIAYETSAREGMLLNENLIVEIVRPGTGDPVAEGEVGEIVVTNLDPHHPQIRLAVGDLTAVLPGVSACGRSNTRIKGWMGRADQTAKIKGMFVRPEQVAEIARRHAEIAKLRLVIGRANELDTMTLKAEIYAEPAGLVDAMSSTLQQVTKLKGVVEILPLGALPNDGKVIADERPVG; this comes from the coding sequence ATGAGCGATCATCTCGACGATCTCGAAACCCGCACTTCCGACGCGCGCGAGGCCGATCTGTTCGCGAGGCTGAGGCCCGTGCTCGAGGCTGCCTTATCCGCGCCTGCCTATGCCGAGCGGTTGAAAGGGCTCAATCCGGCGGCGATCACCGATCGCAACGCGCTGTCGCGGCTGCCAGTACTCCGAAAGGCCGACCTGCCGGCACTGCACAGGGGCAATCCGCCCTTCGGCGGTTTCGTTCCGGCATCGCCAGGGTCCTTTGGCCGGTTGTTCACCTCGCCCGGCCCGATCTTCGAGCCCGAGGGCACGGGAGTTGATCCCTGGGGCGCGGCGCGCGGGCTCTTCGCGGCGGGTTTCCGTCGCGGCGATATCGTCATCAATACTCTCAGCTACCACCTGACGCCGGGCGGTTTCATCATGGATTCGGCCGCACGTGCGCTTGGATGCGCCGTGATACCGGCCGGCCCTGGCAATACCGAGCAGCAGATGGAGGTGATCTCGGCCTATCGGCCGCAGGCCTATGCCGGCACGCCGGATTTCCTGAAGATCCTGATCGAGGCCGCCGAGGCGCGTGGCGTCGATATCTCCTGCATCAAGCGCGCTGTGGTGTCGGGAGCTGCGTTCCCGCCCTCGCTGCAGGCTTGGGTCAAGGAGCGCGGCATCGATGCCTATCAGCTCTATGCCACCGCCGATATCGGCGTCATCGCCTATGAGACGTCGGCGCGCGAAGGCATGCTTCTGAACGAGAACCTGATCGTGGAGATCGTGCGGCCGGGTACGGGCGATCCGGTGGCCGAAGGCGAAGTTGGCGAGATCGTCGTCACCAATCTCGATCCGCATCATCCGCAAATCAGGCTTGCCGTCGGGGATCTCACGGCTGTGCTGCCGGGCGTGAGCGCGTGCGGCCGCAGCAACACGCGCATCAAGGGCTGGATGGGGCGCGCCGACCAGACCGCCAAGATCAAGGGCATGTTCGTGCGCCCAGAGCAGGTCGCCGAGATCGCCAGGCGGCACGCGGAGATCGCCAAGCTCAGGCTGGTCATCGGCCGCGCCAATGAGCTCGACACGATGACGCTCAAGGCCGAGATCTATGCCGAGCCCGCCGGACTCGTCGATGCGATGTCCTCGACCCTGCAGCAGGTGACGAAACTCAAGGGCGTAGTGGAGATCCTGCCGCTCGGGGCATTGCCCAATGACGGGAAGGTCATCGCCGACGAGCGGCCGGTGGGATAG
- a CDS encoding branched-chain amino acid ABC transporter permease, with protein MFYREAGQYKSTYAADMAVFPLRQDRIGIAVILAIAFIGIPMIGNDFFIATVMIPFLVFSLAAIGLNILTGYTGLISLGTAAFMGVGAYACYKLTTLFPGVNIIVLILVSGLFSAAIGVLFGLPSLRIKGFYLAVATLAAQFFLQWAFVRVPWLFNYNASGAIEVPLRSLFGIPVTGASASAETRYFVCLGLVVVLTWFASNLVHGRLGRSWMAVRDMDIAAELMGIKLLNAKLLAFAVSSFYAGVAGAMMIFLWYGGGEAADVFNIRLSFNILFMVIIGGLGSLIGSFFGAAFIASLPTILKFGLPALGVPLSGAAAEHVTFMLVGALIIIFLIVEPHGLARLWQITKQKLRTWPFPY; from the coding sequence GTGTTCTATCGCGAAGCCGGCCAATACAAGAGCACCTATGCCGCCGACATGGCCGTGTTCCCGCTCCGACAGGACCGGATCGGCATTGCGGTCATCCTCGCCATCGCCTTCATCGGCATCCCGATGATCGGCAACGACTTCTTCATCGCGACGGTGATGATCCCGTTCCTGGTCTTCTCGCTGGCGGCGATCGGGCTCAACATCCTCACGGGCTATACCGGGCTGATCTCGCTCGGCACGGCCGCCTTCATGGGGGTGGGCGCCTATGCCTGCTACAAGCTGACGACCCTCTTTCCGGGCGTGAACATCATCGTCCTGATCCTGGTCTCCGGCCTGTTCTCGGCCGCGATCGGCGTGCTGTTCGGGCTGCCCTCGCTGCGCATCAAGGGCTTCTATCTTGCGGTCGCGACGCTTGCCGCGCAGTTCTTCCTGCAATGGGCCTTCGTGCGCGTGCCCTGGCTGTTCAACTACAATGCGTCGGGGGCCATCGAGGTGCCGCTGCGCAGTCTGTTCGGCATTCCGGTCACGGGTGCTTCGGCCTCGGCGGAAACGCGTTATTTCGTCTGCCTCGGTCTTGTCGTCGTCCTGACCTGGTTCGCCTCGAACCTGGTGCACGGCAGGCTCGGCCGCTCCTGGATGGCGGTGCGCGACATGGATATCGCGGCCGAGTTGATGGGCATCAAGCTGCTGAACGCCAAGCTGCTCGCCTTTGCGGTGTCGTCCTTCTATGCCGGCGTCGCCGGCGCGATGATGATCTTCCTCTGGTATGGCGGTGGCGAAGCCGCGGACGTCTTCAATATCCGCCTGTCCTTCAACATCCTGTTCATGGTGATCATCGGCGGCCTGGGCTCGCTGATCGGTTCCTTCTTCGGCGCGGCCTTCATCGCGAGCCTGCCAACCATCCTGAAATTCGGCCTGCCGGCGCTGGGCGTGCCGCTCTCGGGCGCGGCAGCCGAGCATGTCACCTTCATGCTGGTTGGTGCCCTGATCATCATCTTCCTGATCGTCGAGCCGCATGGCCTGGCGCGGCTCTGGCAGATCACCAAGCAGAAGTTGCGGACGTGGCCCTTCCCCTATTGA
- a CDS encoding ABC transporter ATP-binding protein, producing MNAEPMNVTGTPIPAKKGEILLSVENVSLRFGGVKAISGVSFDIRKGEVRAIIGPNGAGKTSMLNCINGFYHPQEGQITYKGVRRARMKPHQAAAAGIARTFQNVALFKGMSTLDNIMTGRTLKMRRGFFWQAVRQGPAMAEEIEHRKVVEDIIDFLQIEHIRKLPVGKLPYGLQKRVELGRALAMEPELLLLDEPMAGMNLEEKEDMCRFILDVNNQFGTTIALIEHDMGVVMDLSDRVVVLEYGRKIADGTPDEVKQDQKVIDAYLGVAH from the coding sequence ATGAATGCAGAACCCATGAACGTCACAGGCACGCCGATCCCCGCCAAGAAGGGCGAGATCCTGCTCTCGGTCGAGAATGTCTCGCTGCGCTTCGGCGGCGTGAAGGCGATCTCCGGCGTCTCCTTCGACATCCGCAAGGGCGAGGTGCGCGCCATCATCGGCCCCAACGGGGCCGGCAAGACCTCGATGCTGAATTGCATCAATGGTTTCTATCATCCGCAGGAAGGCCAGATCACCTACAAGGGCGTGCGTCGCGCCAGGATGAAGCCGCATCAGGCGGCTGCGGCCGGCATCGCGCGGACCTTCCAGAACGTCGCGCTGTTCAAGGGCATGTCGACGCTCGACAACATCATGACCGGGCGCACGCTGAAGATGCGGCGCGGCTTCTTCTGGCAGGCCGTGCGGCAGGGGCCGGCGATGGCCGAGGAGATCGAGCATCGCAAGGTGGTCGAGGATATCATCGACTTCCTGCAGATCGAGCACATCCGCAAGCTGCCGGTCGGCAAGCTGCCCTACGGGCTGCAGAAGCGTGTCGAGCTGGGCCGGGCGTTGGCGATGGAGCCGGAACTCCTGCTGCTCGACGAGCCGATGGCCGGCATGAACCTCGAGGAGAAGGAGGACATGTGCCGCTTCATCCTCGACGTGAACAACCAGTTCGGCACGACGATCGCGCTGATCGAGCACGATATGGGCGTGGTCATGGACCTGTCCGATCGTGTCGTCGTGCTCGAATACGGCCGCAAGATCGCCGACGGCACTCCCGACGAGGTCAAGCAGGATCAGAAGGTGATCGATGCCTATCTCGGCGTGGCGCATTGA